From Ananas comosus cultivar F153 linkage group 2, ASM154086v1, whole genome shotgun sequence:
TCCTTTTAACTCCCAGAGgcatgttttcatcatttctGGGGAGTACGATGAATGTCACAGCAGCCCTATTAACCTCAATGGTAACAAAAGTTTCTAACATTTTGCAATGAAAGTTCCTGAGGCCATTTCTCCCAGCGTTCAAATCTGACAGCATCCAACTTTAAACTTTTGAGCAACTAAAAAGATAAACCTTGAATTCACATGTAAAAATTGATATACTTAATGCAATAACAATAGGGAATTTCTAACTTGTTGATTGAAAACTTTTTAGCTGATCGATCATTAGAATTCTACTTacataattttaaacatttttatggTTCTAGTACTTTTTTGCTTATAGTTCTACACTACTTATATTTGATGGCTTTCATTTTTCAACATGTGCATTACAACCTGCAGAGccgattaaattttttgttcaatCCATGTCATATTCCCAAAGAATTAAAAGAGAATCTAGCTCAACACAAAGTCAATTACGGCTACTAGCAATAAGAGCAGTAATATCCTATCACCAAAAGTTATTACTCGATAACCAATGTCGGCGATGGTTCGATGTTGTGTTTCATGTTTTCACCATTCATCGCACTCTGTTCAAGTAGCAAACTCAAGATTCAGTAACATTATTTCCAAATGTAAATCAATTTAGAGAATCATTATACcattattttcaaatgtaattaTGATTGATGTTATAGCAGTGACATTCTTATGATTGTAAATCACAACTATACCGTAATCTTTAGTTCTACATTATGACGGCAGCGGAGCATAATTATACCACGAAATACTCAAATGTAAGACTTCCAGATACATGCCAAAACAAATAAACTGATAGCCGGGAATAACACCATAAATGCTAAAGCAACGCAATAATCAACATACCTAAAGAACCTCGATGGACAAGATTGCTAGCACAGGTGATTCAACCATCTGCAGCATCAGAAGCCTTCAGAGCAAACGGATCATGGGAAGGGCCCACGTCCTGGCCAATATGCCGCTGCACCAGGCGCTGCAGGTCGGCCATAACCTTGTGTTCTCTCTTTGACTTCTCTTCATAATTGAACATAGCCAAAGCCCGCTTATCCTCCGCGCTGTAAACCTGGTTTTCTTTCCTGATACGAATGGCATTCATCCTCTGATGCCTGCTGCCACTCATCACATATCCCAAGCCCTCAAACTTCTGGATCTCTTCCGCAGAGAGACCGACCTCTCCTCTTCTTGGAATTCGCTTCCCTTGCTGCACATACTGAGCAATGGCATCACCTTCTCCGGGCCTAAGTGCACCACCATAGCTAATGTGGCCCTCCGCACGTGGGAGGGGAACGGGCCCTACGAGAGGCTCATTTTCCAGAACAGGTTTCTTCTGGGCTTCGATCAGTTCCTTGAACATAAGCGCTTCCGGATCGATCTCGGGTTTCTTCGAATCAACCTTAGCAGGAATTGGATCAGAGTCTGAAGAGCTCTCCGATTTCGACTGTTTGCTCTTTTTGCTCCTTGTTgaggtcttcttcttcttgggtCTAGGGCTAGAATCGAACTCCTCACTCTCATCTGTGCTTGAACTAGCCCTACTCTTCTTGCGACTACTAGTGCTTCTTTTCGATTTCCTCCGCCTGCTACTCCCCGATCTCCTGCTCCTCCTCTTACGCCGCTTATTATCCTCATCATCGCTCAAAGAATCATCCAAACTCTCCGATTCTGAGCCCGAATC
This genomic window contains:
- the LOC109704311 gene encoding NF-kappa-B-activating protein-like, with protein sequence MGRGETRRPESRLASTVEIPERSRVSRSPSPLPDADDDDRRRGPRRNPRSETPPPRRRSSSPYQDRRRRWSPYHDRPSRNGKPYGSRDDDDSEEDDEELKGLSYFEYRRLKRQKLRKKLKNCIWTATPSPPRSEREQSELFDEPDGASDSPVEEEEEEEKKVEKKGAKERSASSGSDESERSASDSESEDSRRRRGRRSGRGRSRRKRRYSDSSEDASERRSDEDSGSESESLDDSLSDDEDNKRRKRRSRRSGSSRRRKSKRSTSSRKKSRASSSTDESEEFDSSPRPKKKKTSTRSKKSKQSKSESSSDSDPIPAKVDSKKPEIDPEALMFKELIEAQKKPVLENEPLVGPVPLPRAEGHISYGGALRPGEGDAIAQYVQQGKRIPRRGEVGLSAEEIQKFEGLGYVMSGSRHQRMNAIRIRKENQVYSAEDKRALAMFNYEEKSKREHKVMADLQRLVQRHIGQDVGPSHDPFALKASDAADG